From Cryobacterium sp. GrIS_2_6:
GGGAGCAGATCTCGCGCGTCGCGAACGGGCTGATGCGCCTCGGCGTCAAACCCGGCGACCGGGTCGCTCTCGTGCTGCCCAACTGCCCCCAGCACGTCGTCGCGTTCTACGCCGTGTTGCGCCTCGGCGCGATCGTCGTCGAGCACAACCCGCTCTACACCGAGCGCGAGCTGCGGCACCAGTTCGAAGACCACGGCGCCCGGGTCGCGATCGTCTGGGACAAGGTCTACACGACCGTGCGCGACTTCCCGGCCGACCTGGGACTCCGCACCGTCGTCGCCGTCGACCTCACGGATGCGATGCCGCTCGTCAAGCGCCTCGCCCTGCGGTTGCCGATCAAGCAGGCCCGGTCCTCGCGAGACGCACTCACCGTCTCCGAGCTGCCGAAGGACGCCATCGAGTGGTCCTCCCTCGTCCGCGCCCGCAAGCTCCGCCACAACCACCCACGACCGGCCCTCGGCGACACCGCGGTGCTGCAGTACACCAGCGGCACGACCGGCACCCCGAAGGGCGCGATCCTCACCCATTCAAACCTGCGGGCCAACGCGCTCCAGGGCGAAGCGTGGGTGCCCGGCCTCACCCCCGGCCAGGAGGTCTTCTACGCCGTCCTGCCGATGTTCCACGCTTACGGCCTCACCCTCTGCCTCACCTTCGCGATGGCGACAGGGGCCCGGCTCGTGATGTTCCCCAAGTTCGACGAGAACCTTCTGCTGGATGCCGCGAAGCACACCCCGCCGACGTTCCTTCCCGCGGTCCCGCCGATCTACGACCGGCTGGTCACCGCTGCCGAGAAACGGAACGTGAGCCTGCGCAGCATCCGCTTCTCGATCTCGGGCGCGATGAGCCTGCCCGTCTCGATCGTCGAACGCTGGGAGTCCGCCACCGGCGGGCTCCTCGTCGAGGGGTACGGCATGACCGAGGCCTCGCCGATCGCCGTCGGAAACCCGATCGGCCCGAGCCGCCGCCCCGGCACCGTCGGAGTGCCGTTCCCGAGCACGGAGATCCGCGTCGTCGACCCAAAAGACCCGTCGATCGACCGCGGTGTCGAGGAAGAGGGTGAGTTGCTCATGCGCGGCCCGCAGGTCTTCTCCGGTTACTGGGACCAGCCGAGCGAGACCGCCAAGGTGCTCCTCGAGGGCGGCTGGCTTCGCACCGGCGACATCGTGCGCGTCTCCGCCGACGGCTTCGTCACCATCGTCGACCGCATCAAGGAACTCATCATCACCGGCGGGTTCAACGTGTCGCCGTCCGAGGTCGAAGCCGCTCTTCTCTCACACCCCGACGTCGCCGACGCCGCCGTCGTTGGCATCGCGAGCAAGAACGGCGGCGAGGACGTCGTCGCCGCGATCGTGCTCACCGACGGCGCCGTGCTCGACGTCGACGCCCTGCGCTCATACTGCCGCACCCGGCTCTCGGCGTACAAGGTGCCCCGGCACATCGTCGAGGTCGAGGAACTCCCCCGCTCGATGATGGGCAAGGTGCTCCGCCGCCAGGTGCGCGACAACCTCATCGCCGCCACCCCCGCCTAGCCCACCAGCCCAGCCCGGCTCGCGAAAGCGGGTGAATCGTCGTTGTCCCGCGCTGAGACCGGCGATTCACCCGCTTTCGCGACACACGGGGACCCACGGGGACACGCGGACGCGCAGTATGCGTGTGCATGGAATAACGGCGCGGCTCGCGCGTTGAAGAGAGCGGGTCAGCGTTGCCCCGGACACCCACACACTCCAGACGAAAGACGGGCACATGACCCTCATCACCGACACCCTCAGCCGCGCCGCCGACACGACGTCGCCCCTTCTCCCCGCGCTCTCCGGACGCTGGAGCCCGCGCGGCTTCGACCCGACCGCGGTCATCGACGAGACGACCCTGACCACGCTTCTCGAGGCCGCCCGCTGGGCCCCGTCCGCGAGCAACATCCAGCCGGCCCGCTTCATCGTCGCGCGCCGCGGCACCGCGAGCTTCGCCAAGGTATACGAGGGCCTGATGGGCTTCAACAAGTCCTGGGCGGATGCCGCGTCCGTGCTCATCGTGAACATCGCGCACCTGCCGATCGACGAGACCCGCGAGAACCCGTGGGCCCGCTACGACCTCGGCCAGGCAGTCGCGCACCTCACCATCCAGGCCCAGGAAGAGGGGCTGTACACCCACCAGCTCGGCGGCATCGACGGCGCGGCGATCGCCGAGGCCTTCGGCCTCACGTCCGACCTGGCCGTCGTCTCTGTGACCGTCCTCGGTGTCCTCGGTGACGTCGACGCCCTCTCCCCCGAGCTCTACGCCCGTGAGATCGCGCCGCGCACCCGCAAGCCCCTCACCGAGCTCCTGCTCGCCAACGACTAACCCACCCCACCTCCCCCGCGAGAGTACGGAAAAGGCCCCTTCACGCGAAGTGAAGGGGCCTTTTCCGTACTCTCGCGGCCAGGAACGC
This genomic window contains:
- a CDS encoding nitroreductase family protein → MTLITDTLSRAADTTSPLLPALSGRWSPRGFDPTAVIDETTLTTLLEAARWAPSASNIQPARFIVARRGTASFAKVYEGLMGFNKSWADAASVLIVNIAHLPIDETRENPWARYDLGQAVAHLTIQAQEEGLYTHQLGGIDGAAIAEAFGLTSDLAVVSVTVLGVLGDVDALSPELYAREIAPRTRKPLTELLLAND
- a CDS encoding long-chain-fatty-acid--CoA ligase, encoding MNAFANKPWLGSYAPGVPSTIPAPSDTLVGMIEASCRLYADAIALDFFGGTTSYTQLGEQISRVANGLMRLGVKPGDRVALVLPNCPQHVVAFYAVLRLGAIVVEHNPLYTERELRHQFEDHGARVAIVWDKVYTTVRDFPADLGLRTVVAVDLTDAMPLVKRLALRLPIKQARSSRDALTVSELPKDAIEWSSLVRARKLRHNHPRPALGDTAVLQYTSGTTGTPKGAILTHSNLRANALQGEAWVPGLTPGQEVFYAVLPMFHAYGLTLCLTFAMATGARLVMFPKFDENLLLDAAKHTPPTFLPAVPPIYDRLVTAAEKRNVSLRSIRFSISGAMSLPVSIVERWESATGGLLVEGYGMTEASPIAVGNPIGPSRRPGTVGVPFPSTEIRVVDPKDPSIDRGVEEEGELLMRGPQVFSGYWDQPSETAKVLLEGGWLRTGDIVRVSADGFVTIVDRIKELIITGGFNVSPSEVEAALLSHPDVADAAVVGIASKNGGEDVVAAIVLTDGAVLDVDALRSYCRTRLSAYKVPRHIVEVEELPRSMMGKVLRRQVRDNLIAATPA